gcaaaatgtttaaaaatttcaaagttgtttcaAACCCTCCAAAATGGACCcatcttcttctctctctttgggGGGGATGCagtggtttatttttgtttaacatttcccccaaaaatatttaaatccaagATTTTATTGAACTTTTCATCAAACGTTTCAGAAAAGATAGCTAGGGGATATGTTTGGGAATAGGTGGATAAATAGATCTAGAAAGTGcctatggggatggatgggtaaATAGctaacactgagagagagaacaTGTGCTTTTCTCAGTTCCCCCTTGTGCCGTGTGCTCACACTGAGCTACAACTATCACCCCCAAACTGGGCACAATTTTGGGgtcaccccaccccagcctgacAGTGAGTCTCCCATAGAGCACAgacaggggagggctggggggagttaTGGGAAAGCTGAATCATGCTCTTCATGCACAGGAAACACATCTGGGGTTAAATTTTCAGaacagagctcagctcccatttaagcgccagattttcaaaagcagtggGAGCGTAAAATAAgcccttttcttcctccctcctctcctaTAAATCCTGTGTGCAGTGGGCCGTGGGCAGGCCACTGCTCCCCCGACAGCTCCATCTACCCTAAGTGTTAGCATTTGGATTATTTCCTCCAAATCAATCCCAATATTTGCCcatatttctttcaaaaatgcCCTGGGAGCTACAGGCCAAGACTTTCCACTGGGACTGGTGATTTGGGGCCCCAGCTTTTGATGTGTGTCTCCAGCTGCTGGGCCCCCAGAATCACCCGTCACAGCTGGAAAATCAAGGCCCCTCAGCTCTTTCCTGCTGTTGCAAGGAAATGAGCCCTGGGAAGGAATAAAAACTCTCTCTTACCTGCCTCAGCCAGGCCATGGTGGGGAGAGTCTCCTGCATGTTAGATCCTAAAGCAAGCAGCCTGGATTGCCACACGTCTCAGGAAATGGCTCACCACGGTGTAGGAAAGAAGCACACGCATCTCTGTACTAACCCACCCATACAGCAGGCTCAGAGCAAACAGGCTCTTCCCATTGGCTGCCTGAGCTTTGACTCTCCCTCCAAACACATTGCCTGCACCCTTCCCTTTCCTGGCTGGGTGTTTCTGAGGCTggcagggtgaaattcacccatgctCAGATCCTCCCCGGTGTAAATCGGTGTCGCTCCGTAGCAACAATCTAGCCAGGGAGGTTTGAATATGAGCCGAGATCCTGCAGGGCCAAACGGAGCTGACCTACATGTACAAGTCAATGGAGAAGCGGCTTTAGTGGCATGATGGGGCCTAGtgctttagggcagggaccatccttttattgtgtttgtacagcacctagcacaacgggggtCTGGGATATgcttagagcactcacctaggcTCTAGCAGAGCTGGGTTCAaagcccctctctgccccaaaCAAAGCAGCCATTTGAATCCACATCTTCCAGATGGCAGTCCTAACTACAggagtttttttctctctctctgaccccccaccccaatgccTAAATTAAAGGGCCCTGACATGCCGAGCTCCATTCAAAACAGTAGAATTGTCATCCTAAACAAAGCATTTCCCAAGCCAGATTGTTGCTTCTGCCTCTGGCTCCTTTGTGACACTCCAGCAGCATGAAAAGGGGCAGAGACCAGCCCTAAAATGGTTGGTGGGGATTCCCTGTTGTAGAGGGGGACAGAACATCCCCCCTTAGCGCCACCCACTCCTCTCTGAGATGGAGAGGACACTCAGGAATGTGGCTGGAGTTCATCGCACTCTGATGATCCCTGGCCAGTGTCACGATCCACAGCACCTGTTTTAGCTGgcgtaatttagagcagcccacaggctgctctgagcagggctgtccttacccatatgcaaactacgcagctgcatagaacaccaggaaatttggggcaccaaattgccccaaatttcctggtgccctacgcagctgcatgctgctccagtgGCCAGCCCAATCTCCCAGCCGCCTGAGCCAGCCACGAAAGTTGTCCCCCCTTCTGCCCCgcaccccctccaccccttccccatagctcccatccctgctccgcccccacccctgctctgtccaagccccactccaccccttcccctgagctacgtcctgggggactgcagcaggggtcaggcacaccctgcactcaccgggcagtaggaagtggagcgacccagccccagcctgctccgtgCCGCTGGCTCATGCTGGGGGGTGGTTTCCCCCTGCCGCCCCaagtcccaaggctgggagccggGGGAACAGAGCGGAGCGGGCTGGagctgggtcactccacttcctgccgccccATGGGTGCGGGGTCGGGCCTGCCCTGCAATCACCgggtggcgggaagtggagcgGCTCCAACCCACTCTGTTCTGCCCGCTCATGCTGGGGGGTGGGTTTCCCACTGCCCCCCCTTGTGctaatcccctgccccccccccacccacagaggCCTAGGAATGTCCCGTCCCCCCCACATAGGGCACCACAATatctagggacggccctggctCTGAGTTATGCAATGGCTGAACCAGTCCCCTTGGACAGTCCCGGCAATGGGGGAAGCTACTGCTTAGCTCCCTTCCCTCCACTCCCAACTTCAACCCCAACCCTGCGTCCTGGACCTAGAACAGCGAGGATCTGACCTTTTCAGCCTCACAGATAACCAAGACACGCAACGACTTTAGTTTATTAAGGCCTAACCATTTCAACCCCAGTAAAACAACAGCCCCCATTAACCAAGTGTAGCTGCCCGGGCAGCTTTGTCGTTTTGTCCCATCTCTTTGTTGGACGCCCATGAGCTGGTTCTCAGAACCTGGTCGCTTCTGCTATGCCCCCGAACAGGCCTGTGACATCCTGTGGCGAGCCCTGGAGTCACTAACGCAGACCACATCCTTGGtccctgagagagagagtgaccgTTACGTCGGGTGCATTTCAGAcaaacccagccctgctctgtgtgctTGGTAAATGCCCGGAGCTTTCCTTGCCACCAGGACACCAGCTGGGATAAGGAgaaatttctttgtttttccaaaGCTCAGGCACGGGCTTTTTGAGGTGTGACTAATTCCCACGTGGCGAGGGGAACTGTGGCCCAGGGAAATGATCACCGGCGCCACGTTACTGTTCTCTGCCTTCATGGGTGAGTACGGACTCTCTCTGGTTGGATGGGATCCATCCATGCTTATGTCAAAGGCTGTAGCGAGGCTAAGATAAAcgagaagggaggaggaggaacggcCTGTAGCAAAGAGGGGATGGTTTGTTACATAAGAGAACAGCGATTTCTATGCTACAACTGAGATTGAACCTCTGTCATGAGTTAGTCTAAGCCAGAAGGGCCCAATATAGacatctaatctgacctgctgtataacccaggccagaTAAGCtcacccagggattcctgcatccagcccatagcttgtggttgagctagagtgtatcttttagaaagactgaTCCAGCCGCGCCATAAAGACTTTGAGTGCTAAAGAGTCCATCTCTCACGAGTGATTAATCCTCCTCACTATTCACCGCTGGTCTAGTTAAAACAGTACAGCCCCTCTGGTATGGACACAGTTATAGCGATATAAGTGTGTTTATACTGGAGCTTTGTCTCATACAGGAAGGGGAATGAGCTATACTGGTATGCGGTGcctttatgttggtataactgcagCCACACTAGGGGCAGTACTGGTATAAAAAGCACATCCCTAACCAACGTAAATATATTGGCCCAAAATCTATGTGCTAACCAGGTCGAACTTTATCGGTGACCATAACTACTGGTAGATTACTTTACTTgtcattagagctggtcagaaaatagaaataaatgtggCTTGACAAATTTGGTAAGGGTTTCACTTCTTTGGAAATtgcagaaattttcattttttcaaccaaaaaaacggAAATGAAACCAATATTTTTGGCGGGTTTcgttttgaacatttaaaaagcGTTGCTTGGTTTTGGTGTttggaaaaggaaataatttttgtgagaggttgtttattttttctccccttccccctctcccttttttctggtgggaggtgtgggggggggatataACTAtatgtccttttaaaaacagttctgTTCTTCTTTTCCAATGGCAAAAAGCTAAGAAAGGGAGAAGAATTGACataaaaatggagaggaaaacCCCTTTTTACTTCAGTTGCTCTCCCTTCCAAGTGGAAGTTTGCTCGTGCACATTGGTAGGGTGCAGTGGCTAGGCTGTACCCACGCTGGAGAGAAATACATTCCTTAGCTATGTCTAGGGATTGCTCATCGGGGACCTTTGTCAGCATTTTAAATCCGCTTTATAGAATTTGTGATTCTTTCTCTGTTCTACAGGTGCCTCCTCCACTCTCTTGATAGTCactctggagaatccagtccaCGCCATCACCAACCAGACAGCTGTCCTGCCCATCTCCCTGCGATTCTCTACCCCGCCAGGGAAATTCTTCCACTTCAAATGGGATTTCCTCTCAGGCGATCGCCCCGTGTTAGCCTATGTGCTGAGCAAGTGCAATGGCAGCGCCCCCGAGGAGTGGCAGCACTCCTGCCAGCGCAGCGTGAAGGTGGCCAAGGAATATCAGCAGCAGGCAAACGTCTCTCTGCAGAGCGGTTCCCTGGTGATCCAGTGTGTGCAGCCCACGGACACCGGGACGTACCGGATAACAGTGCAAGGCTTGGATGTGTTTGTCAAGGCAGAGGTGAACCTGACAGTGACTGAAGGTAACAGACATGTAGAGGAACATGGGCAGCGGGGGAGCCCCCCCTTagtggaggctagcccccagccctgccccctctgcccaAGGGCCCACCCCCCGTGGCCGGAAGAGCCCCAGCCCTCCTGTCCCGAGCCCCCGGccagccctccccagctggcCCAAGCCCCAAGCTCCAGCTGGCttcgggggagaggggagcaagggcggggccttggggtggagcaTAGGGGGACCTATGATAggcctcccctggcctatgatACCCGCTGCCCCTGGAGAGGAGTCTCCATGTGGTGTGAGCACAtctagatggggggggggggggaaatgaggcgGGGGAAATGCACAGATGGAAGATATCAGCCAAAGGAGAGAAGAATGGTTTGTTCCAGGGACTTCTCCTGATCCAGAGTGTCCACCCCGCTCCTTTGCACTTTCCATAGAATCTAGGACACACAAACCGTGGTCGGGAGCCGGGGAGCCTGGATTTCAAACATTCCAGTTCAGAATCCTAGACACAGCTCCCGGCGCTCGCTCgctctagcccaggggtgggcaaactttttggcctgagggccacatctgggtatggaaattgtatggcgggccatgaatgctcatgaaattaggggtggggtctgggtgcagaagggtgctccgggctggaactgaggggttcggagggagggagggggatctgggctggggcagggggttggggcgctgaagggggtcaggggtgcaggctccaggtggcgcttacctcaaacggctcccagaagcagcggcatgtcccccttctggctcctacgtggaggcacagCTAGGCAACTCTGTGctctgccctgtccgcaggtgccaccccgTAGCtaccattggctgtggttcccggccaatgggagttgcggaggTGGCGCTTGAGGTAGGGGCAACGTGCAGAGTCCCCTGGCTTCCCCTATGTGTAGCAGCCAGAGGGGGGAATGCTACTGTTTCCTGGAGCCGCGTGGAGTGGGGCAAGTCCtcgaccctgctccccacctggaGCACCGGCCAGGACCCCgcttcctggcaggagctcaagggctggattaaaatgtctggagggccggatgcagcccccgggccatagtttgcccacccctgctctagcctaTAGGTATTGCAGGGAATATGTCAGATTCctagattccatggccagaagggaccattgtgatcatccagtctgacctctcaTATAACACCCGCCAGAGAACGTCCCTGAATTAATCACTGCTTCAAGTCCACTAGCTGCGGTTGAgcgagagcagatcttttagcaaaacatccaatcATCATTCAAAAAgacccagtgatggagaatccaccatgacccttggtcagttgttccaatagttaattaccttcagtattaaaaatgtttactttgtttgccagaagctgggaatgggcaacaggggatggatcacttgatgattccctgttctgttccttccctctggggcacttggcactggccgctgtcagaagataagatactaggctagatggacctttggtgtgaacCAGTATGGCCGgttttatgttcttatttctagtctgcatttgtctagtttcactttcggccattggatcgtgttgtacctttgtctgctagattgaagagccgtCTGTTGTCAGATCTTAGTTCCCAATATAGTTACTCATCATCGACGGTGATCAAatcacccttaaccttctc
This portion of the Dermochelys coriacea isolate rDerCor1 chromosome 14, rDerCor1.pri.v4, whole genome shotgun sequence genome encodes:
- the LOC119842952 gene encoding uncharacterized protein LOC119842952 isoform X2, translated to MITGATLLFSAFMGASSTLLIVTLENPVHAITNQTAVLPISLRFSTPPGKFFHFKWDFLSGDRPVLAYVLSKCNGSAPEEWQHSCQRSVKVAKEYQQQANVSLQSGSLVIQCVQPTDTGTYRITVQGLDVFVKAEVNLTVTEAAAPTNSGRVNGARCSLVLNAVRLGLAGLVLCVLGLIVGEAVYKPASCSPHHLEGSQEPRDELEPLD
- the LOC119842952 gene encoding uncharacterized protein LOC119842952 isoform X1, encoding MITGATLLFSAFMGASSTLLIVTLENPVHAITNQTAVLPISLRFSTPPGKFFHFKWDFLSGDRPVLAYVLSKCNGSAPEEWQHSCQRSVKVAKEYQQQANVSLQSGSLVIQCVQPTDTGTYRITVQGLDVFVKAEVNLTVTEAAAPTNSGRVNGARCSLVLNAVRLGLAGLVLCVLGLIVGEVSDSHSRGCLWRAWGKDWVSYTSHASSVYCPLGDLDQILQWSRLVLG